In one window of Zingiber officinale cultivar Zhangliang chromosome 11A, Zo_v1.1, whole genome shotgun sequence DNA:
- the LOC122032094 gene encoding 4-coumarate--CoA ligase 3-like produces MGSYLTPEETIFRSKLPDIAIDNRRPLHDYCFERLADLGDCPCLIDGASGAVMSYAEVDLASRRVAAGLLRLGVGRREVIMILLRNSPEFVLAFLGASRHGAVATTANPFYTPAEIHKQAADAGARVIVTESCYVDKVREFARERGVVVVCVDDPLPEGCRSFSELTKEAEETEEEEEEIDADEVVALPYSSGTTGLPKGVMLTHRSLITSVAQQVDGDNPNLYFRKEDVLLCVLPLFHIYSLNSVLLCGLRVGAAILLMRRFEISAMLELVQLHRVTVAPFVPPIVLEFVKSSLVDGYDLSSIRIVMSGAAPMGKELEDKFMGKLPNATLGQGYGMTEAGPVLAMCLAFAREPFPVKSGACGTVVRNAELKIVDPDTGRPLGRNKSGEICIRGEQIMKGYLNDPEATKNTIDEEGWLHTGDIGLVDDDDEIFIVDRLKEIIKYKGFQVAPAELEALLIAHHDIADAAVVPMKDEAAGEIPVAFVVRSNGSQITDDEIKQYVSKRVIFYKRIGKVFFVEAIPKAPSGKILRKDLRSRLASPFP; encoded by the exons ATGGGATCGTACTTGACGCCAGAGGAGACTATTTTCCGGTCGAAGTTACCGGACATCGCCATCGACAACCGGCGGCCGCTGCACGATTACTGCTTCGAACGGCTGGCGGACTTGGGCGACTGCCCCTGCCTAATCGACGGCGCAAGCGGCGCCGTCATGAGCTACGCCGAGGTGGACCTCGCGTCCAGGCGCGTCGCCGCGGGTCTTCTCCGGCTCGGCGTCGGCAGGAGGGAGGTGATCATGATTCTGTTGCGGAACTCGCCGGAGTTCGTCCTCGCCTTCCTCGGCGCCTCCCGCCACGGCGCCGTGGCGACAACGGCGAATCCGTTCTACACCCCCGCAGAGATTCACAAGCAGGCGGCGGACGCCGGAGCGAGGGTGATCGTCACGGAATCGTGCTACGTGGACAAGGTGCGGGAGTTCGCGCGTGAGCGAGGGGTGGTGGTCGTCTGTGTGGACGATCCTCTGCCGGAGGGCTGCAGGAGCTTCTCGGAGTTAACGAAGGAAGCGGAGGaaacagaggaggaggaggaggagatcgaCGCGGACGAAGTAGTGGCGCTGCCGTACTCATCGGGGACGACGGGGCTTCCCAAGGGGGTGATGCTGACTCACCGGAGCCTGATCACGAGCGTGGCGCAGCAGGTGGACGGCGACAACCCGAACCTCTACTTCCGGAAGGAAGACGTGCTGCTCTGCGTCCTGCCTCTCTTCCACATTTACTCCCTCAACTCGGTGCTGCTCTGCGGCCTCCGCGTCGGCGCCGCCATCCTCCTCATGCGCAGGTTCGAGATCTCCGCCATGTTGGAGCTGGTGCAGCTCCACCGCGTCACCGTCGCGCCCTTTGTCCCGCCCATCGTGCTCGAGTTCGTCAAGAGCTCCCTCGTCGACGGCTACGATTTGTCCTCCATCCGCATCGTCATGTCGGGGGCCGCTCCCATGGGGAAGGAGCTCGAGGACAAGTTCATGGGCAAGCTCCCCAATGCCACGTTGGGCCAG GGGTACGGGATGACGGAAGCAGGGCCGGTGCTGGCGATGTGTCTGGCGTTCGCCAGGGAGCCTTTTCCGGTGAAGTCCGGAGCCTGCGGCACGGTGGTGAGGAACGCCGAGCTCAAGATCGTGGACCCTGACACCGGCCGCCCGCTCGGCCGCAACAAGAGCGGAGAGATCTGCATCAGGGGAGAACAAATCATGAAAG GGTATCTGAACGATCCGGAAGCCACGAAGAACACGATCGACGAGGAAGGCTGGCTGCACACCGGCGACATCGGCCTggtcgacgacgacgacgaaatcTTCATCGTCGACAGGCTGAAAGAGATCATCAAGTACAAGGGCTTCCAGGTTGCGCCGGCGGAGCTCGAAGCGCTGCTCATCGCCCACCATGACATCGCCGACGCTGCCGTAGTCCC GATGAAAGATGAGGCCGCCGGAGAAATCCCCGTGGCCTTCGTCGTCCGGTCAAACGGCTCACAGATCACCGACGACGAGATCAAGCAGTACGTCTCCAAGCGG GTGATCTTCTACAAGAGGATCGGGAAGGTGTTCTTCGTGGAGGCCATTCCGAAGGCGCCATCTGGCAAAATTCTGCGGAAGGACCTGAGATCGAGGCTCGCAAGTCCATTCCCATAA